From a region of the Candidatus Azobacteroides pseudotrichonymphae genomovar. CFP2 genome:
- the nuoH gene encoding NADH-quinone oxidoreductase subunit NuoH — protein MFHLDFVTNWINKFLQKYLIDGWVLLVEFVLIAFVILIAYAVLALLLIYLERKVCAFFQCRLGPTRVGPWGIFQSVADMIKILLKELIRINKVDVCLFHLATYIVIIASICTFGAIPFDKGLHVVDFNIGVFYLLSVSSIGVVGILLAGWASNNKYTIIGAIRSGAQLISYELSCGLSLMTVVMLSGSLQLSSIVEQQSCGWNIVRGGIPAIIAFIIYLIAGHAETNRGPFDLPEAESELTAGYHTEYSGIQFGFFYLAEYLNMFIIAAIATTLFLGGWMPLHIPGWNLFNEVMDFIPSILWFFVKTFICIFLALWVRWTMPRLRIDQLLNLEWKILMPISLINIILMAFWIIYL, from the coding sequence ATGTTTCATTTGGATTTTGTGACAAACTGGATAAATAAGTTTCTTCAGAAATATTTGATAGATGGGTGGGTATTGCTTGTTGAGTTTGTTTTGATAGCTTTTGTCATTTTGATAGCTTATGCTGTATTAGCTCTTTTGCTTATTTATTTAGAACGAAAAGTTTGTGCATTTTTTCAATGCCGTTTAGGGCCGACACGTGTAGGTCCTTGGGGGATTTTTCAATCGGTAGCTGATATGATTAAAATATTGTTAAAGGAGTTAATCAGAATAAATAAAGTTGATGTTTGTTTATTTCATTTGGCTACTTATATAGTGATTATTGCTTCTATATGTACATTTGGAGCTATTCCCTTTGATAAAGGGTTGCATGTGGTGGATTTCAATATAGGGGTATTTTATTTATTATCAGTTTCTTCGATAGGGGTGGTCGGAATTTTGTTGGCAGGTTGGGCCTCTAATAATAAATACACGATAATTGGCGCAATTCGTTCAGGAGCACAGTTAATTTCTTACGAGCTGTCTTGTGGGTTATCATTAATGACAGTTGTTATGCTTTCTGGCTCTTTACAACTGTCCTCTATTGTGGAACAACAGTCTTGCGGATGGAATATAGTTAGAGGTGGTATCCCTGCAATTATTGCTTTTATTATTTATCTGATAGCAGGACATGCTGAAACTAATCGCGGACCTTTTGATTTGCCGGAAGCTGAATCAGAATTAACAGCTGGTTATCACACAGAATACTCTGGTATTCAATTTGGATTTTTCTATTTAGCTGAATATTTAAACATGTTTATTATTGCTGCTATTGCAACTACATTATTTTTGGGAGGGTGGATGCCATTGCATATTCCAGGTTGGAATTTGTTTAATGAAGTTATGGATTTTATTCCATCAATATTGTGGTTTTTTGTTAAAACATTTATTTGTATATTTTTAGCTTTATGGGTACGATGGACAATGCCTCGTTTAAGAATAGATCAACTCTTGAACTTGGAATGGAAGATTTTAATGCCTATTAGTCTAATTAATATTATATTGATGGCTTTTTGGATAATATATTTATGA
- the tyrS gene encoding tyrosine--tRNA ligase: protein MNFIEELRWRGMIHNITPGTEEQLEKEMTVAYMGIDPTADSLHVGHLVGVMMLKHFQQAGHCPIVLIGGATGMIGDPSMKSQERNLLNEETLRKNQNGIRIQLAKLLDFDSNISNIAILVNNYDWIRDYSFLNFIRDIGKYITVNYMMSKDSVRKRLAADAKVGMSFTEFSYQLFQGYDYLFLYENYNCRLQMGGADQWGNITTGIELIRKKVGGKVFALTCPLITKTDGSKFGKTEAGNIWLDKRYTSPYKFYQFWLNVSDIDAEKYIRIFTVLSKKEIENLISKHKLAPHLRSLQRSLAKEVTIMVHSQEDYEMAVKTSTILFGNATSSFLKQLDKDTLENIFVGIPQFEIFKESLSLGIKAVDLLVDNIHIFSSRGEMRKLVQNGGVSINKEKLPIFDHLIDCSYLLRGRYILVQKGKKNCFLLKVKSS from the coding sequence ATTAATTTTATAGAAGAGTTGAGATGGCGAGGTATGATTCATAATATAACGCCAGGCACAGAGGAGCAATTAGAGAAAGAGATGACCGTGGCTTATATGGGCATTGATCCGACTGCTGATTCTTTGCATGTTGGTCATTTAGTGGGAGTGATGATGTTAAAGCATTTTCAACAGGCGGGTCATTGTCCCATTGTTTTGATAGGAGGAGCTACAGGGATGATTGGTGATCCGTCAATGAAATCACAAGAGCGTAATTTATTGAATGAAGAAACTTTACGAAAGAATCAAAATGGAATAAGAATCCAATTAGCTAAACTTCTTGATTTTGATTCTAATATTTCTAATATCGCCATTTTAGTTAATAATTATGATTGGATAAGAGACTACTCTTTCTTGAATTTTATTCGTGATATTGGTAAATATATTACAGTAAATTATATGATGTCGAAAGATTCTGTTAGAAAACGATTAGCTGCGGATGCAAAAGTTGGTATGTCGTTCACAGAGTTCTCTTATCAATTGTTTCAAGGCTATGACTATCTTTTCTTATACGAAAACTATAATTGCCGTTTGCAAATGGGAGGAGCTGATCAGTGGGGAAATATTACAACGGGAATAGAATTAATTCGAAAAAAGGTAGGGGGTAAAGTTTTCGCTTTAACTTGTCCTTTAATTACAAAAACTGATGGCAGTAAATTTGGTAAGACAGAAGCGGGGAATATTTGGTTGGATAAACGATACACTTCACCTTATAAATTTTATCAATTTTGGTTAAATGTAAGTGATATTGATGCAGAAAAATATATTAGAATTTTTACAGTTTTATCCAAAAAAGAGATAGAAAATTTAATTTCAAAACACAAATTGGCCCCTCATCTCCGCTCTTTACAGAGGAGCTTGGCAAAGGAAGTAACTATTATGGTTCATTCGCAGGAAGATTATGAAATGGCAGTAAAAACATCGACTATTCTTTTTGGGAATGCTACTTCTAGCTTTTTAAAGCAATTGGATAAGGATACATTAGAAAATATTTTTGTAGGTATTCCCCAATTTGAAATATTCAAAGAATCATTATCATTAGGAATAAAAGCAGTTGATTTATTAGTGGACAATATTCATATTTTCTCCTCCAGAGGAGAAATGCGTAAATTGGTTCAAAATGGTGGAGTGAGTATCAATAAAGAAAAATTACCTATATTTGATCATTTAATTGATTGTTCTTACTTGTTAAGAGGAAGATACATACTAGTTCAGAAAGGGAAGAAAAACTGCTTTTTATTGAAAGTAAAAAGCAGTTGA
- a CDS encoding NADH-quinone oxidoreductase subunit A, translated as MTNSALFVVVFLTAIFMVLAALFIARLLSPKSTNPVKGEPYECGIPTRGVSWSQVKVGYYLFAILYLVFDVETILLFPWASIVRSLGIRGLACMTFFFVILAFGLIYAWKKGALQWK; from the coding sequence ATGACTAATTCTGCTTTGTTTGTTGTTGTCTTTCTGACAGCCATTTTTATGGTATTAGCTGCACTGTTTATTGCAAGGTTATTATCTCCAAAATCTACCAATCCCGTAAAAGGGGAACCATATGAATGTGGTATTCCTACGAGAGGAGTTTCATGGTCTCAGGTTAAGGTAGGTTACTACCTTTTTGCTATTTTATATTTGGTATTTGATGTTGAAACTATATTGTTGTTTCCTTGGGCAAGTATTGTAAGAAGTTTGGGAATAAGAGGTTTGGCCTGTATGACATTCTTTTTTGTTATACTGGCATTTGGTTTGATTTATGCGTGGAAGAAAGGAGCTTTGCAATGGAAGTAA
- a CDS encoding 4Fe-4S dicluster domain-containing protein, whose translation MNQIKNIIKGIWHLVQGMYITMLNFLRKKVTEQYPEDRAKVFRYERMRGQLVMSHNEKNQHKCTVCGICQANCPNGTIRIITKKELDEVTEKEKKTLDKYIYDIGSCTFCSICTISCPQNAILWTTNFEHATFTRSKLYMKLNKEGSTLTRE comes from the coding sequence ATGAATCAAATTAAAAATATAATTAAAGGTATCTGGCATTTAGTACAAGGGATGTATATCACAATGCTTAATTTTCTTCGTAAGAAAGTAACAGAACAGTATCCTGAAGATCGAGCGAAAGTATTTCGTTATGAACGAATGCGAGGACAATTAGTGATGTCCCATAATGAAAAGAATCAGCATAAATGCACAGTTTGTGGTATTTGTCAAGCAAATTGTCCGAATGGAACTATTCGAATAATCACGAAAAAAGAATTAGATGAGGTTACAGAAAAAGAAAAAAAAACTTTGGATAAATATATATATGATATTGGAAGTTGCACTTTTTGTTCTATTTGTACCATTTCATGTCCACAAAACGCAATTTTATGGACAACTAATTTTGAACATGCAACTTTTACTCGCTCTAAACTATATATGAAACTAAATAAAGAAGGTTCTACACTAACTAGGGAATAA
- a CDS encoding NADH-quinone oxidoreductase subunit B, with translation MEVRDIYIRNMKTEDFRDNEYLEEYLKELWGNGANIAIAKLNDLINWGRSNSVWPLTFATSCCGIEFMCLGAARYDFARFGWEVTRNSPRQADVVFCCGTIVHKMAPVLKRLYDQMSEPKYVIALGSCAISGGPFKSSYHTIMGIDKIIPVDVYIPGCPPRPDAMIYGMIQLARKIKVQNFFKLPNLSHIEGNSLKKGERQ, from the coding sequence ATGGAAGTAAGAGATATTTATATTCGGAATATGAAAACTGAAGATTTTAGGGATAATGAATATCTTGAGGAGTATCTAAAGGAATTGTGGGGGAATGGTGCTAATATTGCTATAGCCAAATTAAATGATTTGATAAATTGGGGCCGTTCTAACTCGGTATGGCCTTTAACATTTGCGACGAGTTGTTGTGGTATAGAATTTATGTGCTTAGGTGCTGCTCGTTATGATTTCGCTCGTTTTGGTTGGGAAGTTACTCGTAATAGTCCGCGTCAAGCAGATGTGGTTTTTTGTTGTGGTACTATTGTTCATAAGATGGCACCAGTATTAAAGCGTTTATACGACCAAATGTCTGAACCTAAATACGTTATAGCTTTGGGCAGTTGTGCAATTAGTGGTGGACCATTTAAGAGTTCGTATCATACGATTATGGGGATAGATAAAATTATTCCTGTAGATGTATATATTCCTGGCTGTCCACCTCGTCCAGATGCTATGATTTATGGAATGATACAGTTAGCACGCAAAATTAAAGTGCAGAACTTTTTTAAATTGCCGAATCTGTCTCATATAGAAGGAAATAGCCTTAAGAAAGGAGAAAGGCAATGA
- a CDS encoding alpha amylase C-terminal domain-containing protein, translated as MESLELIKNDAWLNPYQQAIKGRYEYFLQREKELTNNHKMTLSNFASGYLYFGLHNASSGWVFREWAPNATKIYLIGNFNNWQEKEEFQLKRLDNETWELHLPKDTLRHKDLYKLKLYWENGAGERIPAWAKRVVQDKETYIFNAQVWEPNNPYQFKNKSFQAKTTPLLIYECHIGMATDKERVGTYQEFIQNVLPRIKTNGYNAIQIMAIQEHPFYGSFGYQVSNFFAASSRFGTPDDLKELIDTAHSMNIAVIMDIVHSHAAKNEVEGLGRFDGSYNQYFHQGERREHPVWNSLCFDYGRNEVLHFLLSNCKFWLEEYHFDGFRFDGVTSMLYKSHGIGETITSYNDYFNLNQDGDAICYLTLANRLIHTINKHAITIAEEVSGMPGLAVKINQGGYGFDYRLAMNIPDYWIKLIKEKKDQDWHPLNIWEELTNRRTDEKTISYVESHDQALVGDKTIIFRLIDAEMYNGMSEIHKVDSLLIDRGIALHKIIRLVTASTICGGYLNFMGNEFGHPEWIDFPRQGNSWSYKYARRQWHLADDNNLKYKYLYNFDKDMILLINSIEDFQATPLQKIWDSEGDQVLAFCRNDLVFVFNFNPVQSFTDYGFLVAPCKYQTILNTDSPQFGGFGLIDDKIEHFTTYDKLYEKEKKEWLKLYLPARTAMVLKRIKWNKTKLFRSKK; from the coding sequence ATGGAATCGCTTGAACTTATTAAAAACGATGCTTGGCTTAATCCCTATCAGCAAGCAATAAAAGGTCGTTATGAGTATTTCCTTCAAAGAGAAAAGGAATTAACAAACAATCATAAAATGACTCTTAGTAATTTTGCATCGGGATATCTATACTTTGGATTACATAATGCGTCTTCAGGATGGGTATTTAGAGAATGGGCACCAAATGCTACAAAAATTTATCTAATAGGCAATTTCAATAACTGGCAAGAAAAAGAAGAGTTTCAACTCAAAAGATTAGATAATGAAACATGGGAGCTTCATTTACCTAAAGATACTCTCCGACACAAAGATCTTTATAAATTAAAATTATACTGGGAAAATGGAGCAGGTGAACGTATTCCAGCATGGGCAAAACGCGTTGTCCAAGATAAAGAAACCTACATTTTCAATGCTCAAGTATGGGAACCTAATAATCCTTATCAATTTAAAAATAAGTCCTTCCAAGCTAAGACTACTCCTTTGTTAATTTACGAATGTCATATCGGTATGGCAACTGATAAAGAAAGAGTTGGAACTTATCAAGAATTTATACAAAATGTTCTTCCACGTATAAAAACAAATGGATACAACGCTATTCAAATTATGGCAATACAAGAACATCCTTTTTATGGTTCATTTGGCTATCAAGTGTCAAATTTTTTTGCTGCTTCTTCACGCTTTGGAACTCCAGATGACTTAAAAGAACTGATTGACACGGCTCATTCCATGAATATAGCAGTAATTATGGATATTGTTCATTCTCATGCAGCAAAAAATGAAGTGGAAGGATTAGGGCGATTTGATGGCTCTTACAACCAATATTTCCATCAAGGAGAAAGAAGAGAACATCCTGTGTGGAATTCTCTTTGTTTCGATTATGGAAGGAATGAAGTTTTACATTTCCTATTATCCAACTGCAAGTTTTGGTTAGAAGAATATCATTTTGATGGATTTCGATTCGATGGAGTAACTTCCATGTTGTACAAAAGTCACGGAATAGGAGAAACAATTACTAGTTATAATGATTATTTTAATCTCAACCAAGATGGTGATGCCATTTGTTACCTCACACTTGCCAATCGTTTAATACATACAATCAACAAACATGCTATTACCATTGCTGAAGAAGTAAGCGGAATGCCTGGCTTAGCAGTTAAAATAAATCAAGGCGGATATGGATTTGACTATCGTTTAGCAATGAATATTCCGGATTATTGGATTAAGTTAATCAAAGAGAAGAAAGACCAAGATTGGCATCCTTTAAATATATGGGAGGAATTAACTAATCGCCGGACAGATGAAAAAACTATTAGTTACGTAGAAAGTCATGACCAGGCATTAGTAGGAGACAAAACAATAATTTTTAGACTGATAGATGCAGAAATGTATAATGGAATGAGTGAAATACATAAAGTAGATTCTTTGTTGATAGATAGAGGCATAGCTTTACATAAAATAATCCGATTAGTTACGGCATCTACTATATGCGGAGGCTACCTGAATTTTATGGGAAATGAATTTGGACATCCAGAGTGGATAGATTTCCCTCGTCAAGGTAATAGTTGGTCATACAAATATGCACGCAGACAATGGCATTTGGCTGATGATAACAACTTAAAATATAAGTATCTATATAATTTTGATAAAGACATGATCCTTCTAATTAACAGTATAGAAGACTTTCAGGCAACTCCACTTCAAAAAATATGGGATAGTGAAGGAGATCAAGTATTAGCTTTCTGTCGTAACGATTTAGTTTTCGTATTCAATTTTAATCCTGTTCAATCATTTACAGATTATGGTTTTTTAGTAGCACCATGTAAATATCAAACAATCCTTAATACTGATTCTCCTCAATTCGGAGGTTTTGGATTAATAGATGATAAAATTGAACATTTCACCACTTATGACAAACTCTATGAAAAAGAAAAAAAAGAATGGTTAAAACTATATTTGCCAGCAAGAACGGC
- a CDS encoding tyrosine-type recombinase/integrase, with product MGYEYYFNQLSIFLCHLRYERNYSVRTLKTYCDDLVQFERFVFCSEGFDMRTITSSVIREWIVFLMDRNYSPRSVNRKLSTLRSFFRYLYRNGQIESNPVKGIVGVRTGRPLPYFVRDREMNTLLLDLSKGEGFEDERDRTILEVFYSTGIRCSELVGLNDEDIDFESCLIRVTGKGNKQRLIPFSKTLEEILSYYKTIRDETIWDVSKAFFVREDGRSLNYNIVYRIVKKRLSDIPNLPKRSPHVLRHTFATSMLNNGANLNAVKELLGHSSLASTEIYTHLTFEELKKTYKQAHPRA from the coding sequence ATGGGCTATGAGTATTATTTCAATCAGTTGAGTATTTTTTTATGTCATTTGCGATATGAGAGGAATTATTCTGTTCGTACGTTAAAAACATATTGTGATGATTTGGTTCAATTTGAGCGATTTGTTTTTTGTAGTGAGGGATTTGATATGAGAACGATTACTTCTTCTGTTATTCGTGAGTGGATTGTTTTTTTAATGGATAGGAATTATTCTCCTCGTTCTGTCAATAGAAAATTAAGTACATTAAGGTCATTTTTTCGATATTTATATCGGAATGGACAGATAGAAAGTAATCCTGTCAAGGGGATTGTTGGAGTAAGGACTGGTAGGCCACTTCCTTATTTTGTCAGAGATAGAGAAATGAATACGCTGTTGTTGGATTTATCTAAAGGAGAAGGCTTCGAAGATGAACGGGATAGGACTATTCTTGAGGTTTTTTACTCGACGGGTATTCGCTGTTCAGAGCTAGTAGGATTGAATGATGAAGATATTGATTTTGAATCATGTTTGATAAGAGTGACTGGTAAGGGAAATAAACAGCGATTGATACCATTTTCAAAAACATTAGAAGAGATTTTGTCATATTATAAGACTATTAGGGATGAAACGATTTGGGATGTAAGTAAAGCTTTTTTTGTAAGAGAAGATGGACGTTCATTGAATTATAATATCGTATATCGCATTGTTAAAAAGAGACTATCTGATATTCCAAATTTACCTAAAAGAAGTCCTCACGTATTAAGGCATACATTTGCGACAAGCATGTTGAATAACGGAGCGAATTTAAACGCTGTCAAAGAATTGTTGGGGCATTCGAGCCTTGCTTCCACTGAGATCTATACCCATCTAACCTTTGAAGAACTGAAGAAAACGTATAAGCAAGCCCACCCAAGAGCTTAA
- the nuoK gene encoding NADH-quinone oxidoreductase subunit NuoK, producing the protein MIRMEYYLVVSTLMFFLGIYGFITRKNMIAILISLELILNAVEINFVVFNRYLFPEQFEGMFFTLFGIVATAAETAVALAIIINAYRAIGNIEIKNFSKMKK; encoded by the coding sequence ATGATACGAATGGAATATTATTTGGTAGTCAGTACATTGATGTTTTTCCTTGGGATTTACGGATTTATTACTAGGAAAAATATGATTGCTATTCTTATTTCGTTGGAATTGATATTAAATGCGGTTGAAATAAATTTTGTTGTATTCAATCGGTATTTGTTCCCTGAACAATTTGAAGGGATGTTTTTTACCCTTTTTGGAATAGTTGCTACTGCTGCTGAAACAGCAGTAGCTTTGGCAATAATTATCAATGCTTATCGTGCAATTGGTAATATTGAGATTAAAAATTTCAGTAAAATGAAAAAATAG
- the folK gene encoding 2-amino-4-hydroxy-6-hydroxymethyldihydropteridine diphosphokinase — translation MTTYLSLGTNLGNKELNLLKVIALIAERIGNLSAISSVYETQACGFQSANLFLNMALRVETSLQPVELLKASQEIERQMGRVKQHQYQDRIIDIDIILYDNIVYKSEELTIPHPLYRKRDFVMKPLQEIIRNAMKTS, via the coding sequence ATGACTACCTATCTATCATTAGGAACCAACTTGGGGAATAAGGAACTAAATCTACTGAAAGTTATTGCCCTTATAGCTGAAAGAATAGGGAATCTTTCAGCTATTTCATCTGTCTATGAAACTCAAGCGTGTGGATTTCAATCTGCTAATTTATTTCTAAATATGGCTCTAAGAGTAGAAACAAGTCTCCAACCTGTTGAATTATTGAAAGCCTCGCAAGAAATAGAAAGACAAATGGGAAGAGTAAAACAACACCAATATCAAGACAGAATCATTGACATTGATATTATACTGTACGACAACATTGTCTATAAATCTGAAGAACTAACTATTCCTCATCCTCTTTACAGAAAAAGAGACTTTGTAATGAAGCCTCTACAAGAAATTATACGAAATGCAATGAAGACAAGTTAA
- a CDS encoding N-acetylmuramoyl-L-alanine amidase family protein: protein MSSKQSLCIVFLFFTFSMATLSFAAKKESFILVIDAGHGGKDPGAISKGKGSKEKDITLAVALLTGKYITAEHENVKVIYTRDKDESVDLWKRAEIANKSKANLFISIHTNASTNTNVHGSEVYAFGVSRTKENLEIAKRENSVIYYESNYRERYEGFDPNVSESYIIFEFMQNKFVYQSLDFALSVQSELKSCVPWPERGIKQAEYLVLRKTSMPRILIELDFITNPEAEMYLLSEDGQKRYARAICNAFTKHKISYYDHKK, encoded by the coding sequence ATGTCGTCGAAACAATCACTTTGCATAGTGTTTTTATTTTTTACTTTTTCGATGGCTACCTTATCTTTTGCTGCTAAAAAGGAAAGTTTTATACTAGTCATTGATGCAGGCCATGGAGGGAAAGATCCAGGTGCAATTAGTAAAGGTAAAGGAAGTAAAGAAAAAGACATTACACTCGCCGTAGCTCTGCTTACAGGAAAGTATATTACAGCGGAACACGAAAATGTGAAAGTTATCTATACACGAGACAAAGACGAGTCCGTCGATTTATGGAAACGAGCTGAAATTGCCAACAAATCTAAAGCTAATCTATTTATTTCCATTCATACTAATGCTTCAACCAATACGAATGTTCATGGCTCGGAAGTGTATGCTTTTGGAGTTTCGAGAACCAAAGAAAATTTGGAAATAGCCAAAAGAGAAAATTCTGTCATTTATTACGAGAGTAATTACAGAGAAAGATATGAAGGCTTTGATCCAAACGTTTCTGAATCTTATATTATTTTTGAATTCATGCAAAACAAATTTGTTTATCAAAGTCTTGATTTTGCTCTGAGTGTCCAATCAGAATTGAAATCTTGTGTACCATGGCCAGAGAGGGGAATTAAACAAGCTGAATACTTAGTTTTAAGAAAAACGAGTATGCCACGCATACTAATAGAACTTGATTTTATAACCAATCCAGAGGCCGAAATGTATTTATTGAGTGAAGATGGACAAAAAAGATATGCAAGAGCTATTTGTAATGCTTTTACAAAGCACAAAATAAGTTATTACGACCATAAAAAATAA
- a CDS encoding NADH-quinone oxidoreductase subunit J family protein — protein MNPVVNLIIFICLGIASLLFSILAVSSNSLLRSATYLFLVLLCTAGFYLFLNYHFLAAVQVSVYAGGIVVLFIFAIFLTNDKSEVLIKKWWQRCTMSVLVILGGIATTAFALLKHRFIYINKSMLEGDREIDMHLIGKALMGTGKYQYLLPFEILSLLLLACIIGAILIARKR, from the coding sequence ATGAATCCAGTTGTTAATTTGATTATATTTATTTGTTTAGGCATAGCAAGTTTGCTATTCTCCATATTAGCAGTTTCTTCTAACAGTTTATTGCGTTCAGCTACTTATCTGTTTTTAGTATTGTTATGTACAGCAGGTTTTTATCTATTTCTGAATTATCATTTCCTTGCTGCTGTCCAAGTATCAGTATATGCAGGTGGAATTGTTGTATTATTCATATTTGCTATTTTTCTTACTAATGATAAAAGTGAAGTTTTAATAAAAAAATGGTGGCAAAGATGTACGATGAGTGTATTGGTTATATTGGGTGGAATTGCTACTACTGCATTTGCTTTATTAAAACATAGATTTATTTATATAAATAAATCTATGTTAGAAGGTGATAGGGAAATCGATATGCATCTAATTGGCAAGGCTTTAATGGGAACTGGAAAATATCAATATCTTTTGCCTTTTGAAATTTTGAGTCTACTTTTATTAGCTTGTATTATTGGGGCAATATTGATTGCGAGAAAGAGATGA
- a CDS encoding NADH-quinone oxidoreductase subunit D — MKIIDELLLQLSFVTMEVVGKAYIVSIPKEKLRHVAVLLKNNSRLSFNFLIDIVGIDYIDSLAVIYYLSSTQFPTYIIVLKTYTNDREDPQIDSVCDLWQSAGLYEREVHDFFGIRFIKNMDMRRLFLRQDWKGYPLRKDYNADMEINPMPLLNEDLIVMEKMDGGSSVFEKDDYVVNFGPQHPSTHGVLHLRVALDGEIIKKVDPNFGYIHRGIEKMCETYTYSQILHLTERLDYLSGTINRHGMCLAIEKGLELEIPRRAHYIRTIIDELTRIASHLLGWGCMAMDMGSITAFVYGMRDREKIMDIFEETCGGRLMANYSVIGGVMNDIHPNFQRKVKEFILYMRKRLKEHHLLFTDNPIARGRMEGVGFLSKEQAISLGATGPTGRASGWSNDIRKIEPYAAYKYVEFNEILRTDGLTFDRYIIRLDEIEESLKIIEQLIDNIPGGAFSTKIKAMIRLPEGEFYQRVESARGEFDVFIYSKGDKYPYRVKFRSPCMTLVNTLGVIAIGVKIADLVMLGGSLDYVVPCIDR; from the coding sequence ATGAAAATTATTGATGAGTTGTTGCTGCAACTTTCTTTTGTTACGATGGAAGTGGTCGGTAAAGCTTATATTGTTTCAATCCCAAAAGAAAAACTTCGCCATGTAGCTGTTTTATTAAAAAATAATAGCAGACTCTCATTTAATTTCTTGATAGATATTGTTGGAATAGATTATATAGATAGTTTGGCAGTTATTTATTATTTGTCTTCTACTCAGTTTCCTACTTATATAATTGTTTTAAAAACTTATACGAACGATAGAGAAGATCCACAAATTGATTCTGTGTGTGACCTGTGGCAATCGGCAGGATTGTATGAGCGAGAGGTTCACGATTTTTTTGGTATCCGATTTATAAAAAATATGGATATGCGTCGTTTGTTTTTGCGGCAAGATTGGAAGGGATATCCCTTGCGAAAAGATTATAATGCTGATATGGAAATAAATCCTATGCCACTTCTTAATGAAGATTTGATTGTCATGGAAAAGATGGATGGTGGTAGTAGTGTGTTTGAGAAAGATGATTATGTAGTAAACTTCGGTCCACAGCATCCGTCTACGCATGGAGTACTTCATCTTCGTGTTGCATTAGATGGTGAAATTATTAAGAAAGTAGATCCAAATTTTGGTTATATCCACCGGGGTATTGAAAAGATGTGTGAGACTTATACTTATTCTCAAATTCTGCATTTAACAGAACGTTTGGATTATCTTTCTGGGACTATTAATCGTCACGGAATGTGTTTGGCCATAGAAAAAGGTTTAGAATTGGAAATTCCTAGACGAGCACATTATATTCGTACTATTATTGATGAGTTGACGCGGATTGCCTCCCATTTGTTAGGGTGGGGATGTATGGCAATGGATATGGGTTCAATTACAGCTTTTGTCTATGGAATGAGAGATCGAGAAAAGATCATGGATATTTTTGAGGAAACTTGCGGTGGTCGTTTAATGGCTAACTATAGTGTAATTGGTGGTGTAATGAATGATATTCATCCAAATTTTCAACGAAAGGTAAAAGAATTTATTCTTTATATGCGTAAAAGGTTAAAGGAACATCACCTATTGTTTACAGATAATCCAATTGCAAGAGGTCGTATGGAAGGTGTAGGTTTTTTAAGTAAGGAACAAGCTATTTCATTAGGAGCAACTGGTCCTACAGGACGAGCTTCCGGCTGGAGTAATGATATTCGTAAAATAGAACCATATGCTGCTTATAAATATGTTGAATTTAATGAAATACTTCGTACAGATGGATTAACTTTTGATCGTTATATCATTCGTTTAGATGAGATAGAGGAATCTTTAAAAATTATAGAGCAATTGATAGACAATATACCAGGCGGTGCTTTTTCGACGAAAATAAAAGCTATGATTAGACTTCCTGAAGGGGAGTTTTATCAGCGAGTGGAAAGTGCAAGAGGGGAATTTGATGTATTTATTTATAGCAAAGGGGATAAGTATCCCTATCGTGTTAAGTTTCGTTCTCCTTGCATGACTTTGGTAAATACTTTGGGAGTCATTGCTATAGGTGTAAAAATAGCAGATTTAGTTATGCTAGGTGGTTCTTTGGATTATGTTGTCCCTTGTATTGATCGGTAA